The DNA region AAGCAGCCTTTATATCCGAAAGACTGGTGTGTTATCATAGGAGGGGATGGACACCTTGTGGTATAATAAACTTCTACTCAGTAAGGCTGTCCtggtcagaaaaaaacataagCTGGCAGACCTGCATATgttataaaatatgtatatagtACATGACAGCATATGCATTTTATTAGTTCTGCTGAAAGGGGCCCTGGGAAGACATAACTTCTGTATATTGGTAAACACCAAACTCCAGAAAAACTTCTGACCTTCTTATCTGGCACCTGTGAACAGTGATACTACGTATGTTTAGTTTGTGGTTTTGACTACTCCTGAATTTTTAGTAATTCTTTGTAACTCTGTAATTACTCTGTAATTTTTAGTTACACAGGATCAGGTTGCTTAAATTTTAGTGCTGTGCCGGTTGTAGGGCCAAGAGCATTTGGGCTTGTAGAGTAAATATGAATCCTATGGTTGAACAAATTTGTCTACTTCTGCCATAGGCAGTTTGCTATCTTAGAAATATCAAAGGCTGCCTTTTTTGTTAATGTTCCAGTTTGTATGTTCAGACAGTTAATCAAGACcagaaatgtttttggtttgtcTTTAACTTGTTATTCTTCAGGGcctacaaatttttttttttcagtgaggaTACTAGCATGTGTTTAGAGTTTTTGACCACAAATATGGTAACttgagtgaaaaaaaacagtgagGGGGAAGCTGGGTAGTttagtttttctctctttttttttttttttttttttttttttttgtcttcccaaaagcaacagtaaatatttttcaactttattcacctcactgatttttttttaaaatgtgtttttggAGGTGTTAGTATTTAACCCTTAAATCGACAAAgttcagcagcaaaagcaagTCTAACACACATATGGTCAGCTTAAAGAAATTTTGCTTAACAACAACAAGAGCCATTTCCAAAACAGCGTTTGCAAAGGAAGTAAATGgttctctgcagctcagaggagTATGACTGCTAAGGTCCgaaaagaaaataacatgtTCCATTTGTCCCTTCTGGACGTGAAGTTCTTTGTGTGTTCATGGCTTTCATATGGGAATGTTTCACCCAATTCCATCTATTAGCACAGAATGTGGAATTTCAGTCCTGATTTTATGATGAAGTATTTCAGACTGTGGTCTAGTTAAACATAGACTTTGGAAATGCATTGttgcttgattttcttttcGAGGGGGCCAGAACAGCAGTGGTCACTTGGTTTATCTACAAGATTGTGAGTTGCAGTAAttgagaagaaataattttgcttcaTGCTTGATGTCCTTGTAACTAAGGAAGTTGGAAGAGGTCAAAACTGCTGAGACTAGAGAAGTAACACTTCCtgtacttttttcctcttctgcattTAGGAAGGAAGGGTGTGTTTAGGTAAGTTTCCACAGAACACGAATGAAGGAGAAGGGGTTCTTGGATCCTGTGCAACATCCATAAGGACACCTCTCTTCTGTCTACACTTTGAGTTGCTGGTTCAGATAATTCTTAATCATCTAAGCACACACCTTTCTGACATTGGTAAATGAACGAGTTCCATGCTGGATGCAAAACTGGCACGATGTGAGAAGAAATTCTAGTGAGCAACATCAGGTTTTCTCTTGTGTCTTTATGTAAATTAAGACATTGATGCTATTGAGCCTGCCCTGCCTCTCTCTCAGTTACCTGCAGACTCTGCTGCCTTAATATTTCTCTCCACTGGTGGAGATCTGAAAGCCTGTGTCATACAAAAGAGCTGTTTGAGAGGAGTTTCTTGTCTCTAGGGGattgcagcagagctgtggacTGCTGCCCATTCTGGTGTTTTGGCAATGCTGACATGAGGGAGATAGGTTAGTGTATGTACATCTGCTGTTAAGTTTGGTGATTGTGTTTTTGCATCTGTCTACCAAGACTAAATTCTCCTTCCCTTAAGTCATCATTCATATACACAGATGACTAGAGTTACTGCACATTTAGCAGAGGACTTCCTTAATTGCCTTGTGACATCAACCTTAATCCAGCTGTAGGATGTCATGTTTAGGCCTGTCTCAGGCAGTTCTGTGTACCTGATTTCATTAACTATGGTGGTTGGAGGAATCAAGTGGAGAACTGGATAGACAagatgaaatataaataatttaattgtgATAAGCTTACCTTTagagagagatttttctgtttaagtTTGAGACAATGCAATTTACTTAGGATTAAATGTACTTGATTGACAATGCCAAAACTCAGTTTACcagtttgttgggttttttaaaaaaattaatattgttttAGTTATACCTTCCCTGTATGAGCAATAGttgatattatttttatattttcaagacAATGGGTCTTTTGATCATGGTTATGGATATCTTGTGTTTACAGCACATTGCCAGCTTTGCAGCCTGTGTTTTGTGGAGTCCAGCCTGGCTCTCTCTAGCTGCCGTATATGATACCTTGAACTATTCTTCTAGGATGCCTCTCTGAGTTTCTGGATACAAATTCATAATGGATGCTGAGATATCTCTGATACCAAAACCTGGCCAGGCAGTTTGTGTTCTGGAGCATGGTATGAGAGTCCAGTAAACTGGGGGAAGTTGGCTCAGAGGGGCAATAGCTGCTTGTGGATGGACTGGGCATTGGTCAGTGGGTGGTGAGCATCAGTGGTTATGTATCACTTGACTCATTTGTGcatcatttcatttctttttgttgtctttttcaTCATCaccattattatttttgtatttgactttatttcagttattaaacTGTTCTAGTCTCAGCCTACAGGTTTTACCTTTCCACTGATTCTCTTCCCCTGTTCCACAGGGTTTGGGGGGTGGAGTGTGCAAATGCCTGTGTGGTACTTAGTGACCAGCTACACTTAATCCACAATAGTCCTTTTTTGTCACCCATCGTGGGGCTTGACAGGTTGAGAAGACAACAAACCTAACTAGAACATGCTAGAACAAAATTGTTATAAGCATTTGTTATATTAGTTTCTTAGTTGTTGGATACAATGTTGATTTTATTCTCTCAGTTGTTCTGCTTGTTCTCAGAGCTCCATCATTCAACTCCCTACTTACAGTGTGTGCTCCCTGTTGTGTTGTTTATCAACCGTGAAAACTAGTCTAAGGTattcctgcccacagcagggggcTTGGTACTAGATGGTTTTGAAAGTTTCTTCTAACCTAAGGCGTTCAATGATCCTGTGAGCACTGGTGTATGATAGGACAGAATTGCTGGTTGTGAAAGTAATCTCTTACTTGtactcagtgctgctgtcatcTTTTTGAATGATCTATTGGAAACTATTAATTATTTCACCTTTTACCTTTCATCCTCTGAGAGTTAACCTGTGGAAGTGATGTGATCCCACATCTTACCCTTCTCTGCCAGCCTAATGACAGTAGCTCttgaaaattttgaatattCTTGGGATGTTGAAACAAGCATGGCCCTTTTGCCAGGAACCATGATTGTGGGCCAGATCTTGTTTAGGTTTAGACAACTGTTTGCAGCTATTCAAACCCTCTGACAAGGCACTGTGGCTACTCAGACCTTGGTGGCAGGTGCTCAGACCCTTGCAGCAGGTGATGCAGTTGAACCAGAGCACCAACCCCTGCCAGTATCAGTCACCCCttttcagcagaagaaatggaCACAGGAGAGCTTGTTCAGTAAAGGAGAACAAAGCAGGGCCATCACAAGAcaggaagaagaggcagaaCAAGAGGCAGCCACTCAATCCCTATCCCTGAGAGAGCCGTGGGATACACAAAAGGATTTCAGCCATCACCCAGGTGAGCAGGTGATCACCTGCCTGCTTGTCTGCTGGGTAACAGGGCTAGGGGCCTGGAATTAGAGGGTAGGGAGACCAATCAACTGGGATCACCTTCTAAGGAAGGGGGTATTGACCAGGCAATTGGCAAAGGGCCCCAAGTCCTCAGCCTTTGGGAGGTGACTCCTGTGGAGTGTGAAGGAAAGCCATCCATTTCAAGGAAGGTGCTCCATGTCACCCAGGGGCGCCACAGAGGTATCCAGTACCTTTGTTATGACCTAGACAGTGCACAGTCACCCACAGACCCAGAAGAATTCCAGTGCATGTGATCCTTGTGGCACAAACTTGTCCAGAGCATGCCATTTTTATATTCTGGTTTTGCAGGATTGTATGGATCCTGTGGCCTAGTATGTCAGGCCCACAGGAGTGGAAGGCTCTAGTGCACAGGGTACCCCAATGCCTTCCAGCTCTGTAGGGGCAGAAcctatttctgtttctggagagagagagggggaacCAAACAGCTAACTGCACTGGAGGCTGACGTGAGCCTGACCGGGAATGTGTGGCAAAAGCACTCCCTGTGTCTGGCCTGGAGGTTCTGTGCATGCCCGGCATAGACTGTCTTAGGAGATGGTATTTCAGGGACTCAAAAGTGTGCTGGTGGGTGTTCAGTACCACTGCTTGGAGGCAGAGGAAGTTAAGCAGCTGCCTGTCTTGCTGGTCTCTCAGAGGACCTTTCTGTTGGGCTTGCTGAAGGTCAGAGAACAGGTGCTGGTCATTATCATGGCAttgcaccagcagcagcattgcACCGAGACTCCATGATTCACATTCAAAAGCTGATAAATCAACTGGAGAGTTAAGCAGTGGTCAGCAGGACCATATGGCCAGAGTGAAAGTATAAGGGAGAGTGGGGACTGTGAGCTGTGAACTATGGTGGCCTGAATGAAATCACCCTGTGGCTGAGTGCTGCCGTACTGGACGTGCTGGAACTCCAACATGAGCTGCAGTCAAAAGCTGCCAAGTTGTTTGCCACAACTGACATTGCTAATGTGTTTCAATACCTTCCAGAGGCCACAATTTGCTTTCACTTAAAAGAATGTCCAGTAGACCTGGAATGTAGCACTTTGGGTTGAAACATGGCACTAGCAATTCTGTGGAGTGATCCAGACTGCGTTGGAACAGGGTGAAGTTCTGGAGCACCTGCAATACATTGACAATATCATCATATGGGGCCATATAGCAGTGGAAATTTTTGAGAAAGGGGTCCATTTATTCCATAAAACATAGTAAGGTCAAGAGACCTGCGTAATAGATTAAGTTTTTAGGAGTAGAATGGCAAGATGGATGTTGTCAGATGCCAGTGGATGCGAtcagcaaaacagcagcaatgtctccaccaactaGTAAGAAACAAACACAAGCTTTTTGAggtgttgtgggtttttggaGAATGCACATATTCAGATTGCAGTCTAATTGTAAGCCCTCTCTATCAAATGACCTGGAAGAAGAATGACTTCAAATGAGGCCCTGAGCAAAAACAAGCTTTTGAACAAATTAAATGGGTCATAGTTCATACAACAGCCCCCAGGCCAGTCTGGGCAGGGCAAGATGTAAAAATGTGCTCTATACTGCATTCAGGGCAAATGGCCCTACTGTGGTGtctggcaggaggctgcagtCCATCTCCAGTCCTTTGTTTTGGGACTGGGGATACAGAGTATCTGAGGCCTCCTATACTCCAGCTAAAGGAGTATAGGAGGCCTCAGATACTGGAGTCTGATCAAGGGACTTGAGCTGCTTTGGTAGGGATTGGTGTTGAAGtacagctcctccagctccctggtgACTGCCAGTGCTAAGCTGGATGTTCAAAGGCAAGGTCTCTACACATCATGCGGCTGGTTCTACCTGAAATAAGTGGGTTGCAGTGACCACATAATAAGCGCAAATGGGAAATCCCAGTTGCCCAAGATCTTGGAAATTATCATGGACTGTCTAGAAGACAGAGATTTCAGAATGTCAACAGACGAGGAGATAGCACATTCTGAAGGGGCCCCATCTCAGAAAATGAGATGCAGTATTGATGAGTCCTTCTGTATTATAAGAAAGCATCAGATGGAAGAGCATCATGCCCAGTACATAAACTAGTGGGAGTTGGGTGGAAGGGGCTGATCACTGCTCAGGGACTGGCagttgattttatttcagtttttaagcTGTCCTTCTCCCAcagattttacctttttctgattttcctcacCCATCCCACAGAGTGGTTGGGGAGGGAGAAGTGAGTGTTACTCACTGGAGGAGGAAGCAACTGTGTGGTACTTAGTTGCAATCTTGGATTAAACCATGACAGTTCTGCATTCTAATGTATACAAGTCTGGGATTAGGGTTGGTAGATTTTTTGATTTCTGCTTAATATTAATAGAGCAAAAGTATTGGAATGGAAAGCAGTGGTcggaagtatttttttctggctaaATTTAGAATATAATAGGAGTCATAAGAATTTTATATGTTTTGATGTGGATGAAACTGGTGCTTAGCTTTTCAGCAGGGATGCTGTGTAAGTCAATCAGACTTACTGTGTCTGTGGAACATGGCAATTATAACAACTTTTGCTTCAATAAGTTTTAAggataattttaattataatcttttttttttattttaggaggCTGAATATGGTGGGCATGATCAGATTGATTTATATGATGATGTAATATCTCCATCTGCAAATAATGGAGATGCTCCAGAGGATCGTGATTACATGGATTCTCTTCCACCATCTGTTGGGGATGATGTAGGTAAAGGAGCCGCACCAAATGTTGTCTATACGTATACTGGAAAGAGAATTGCCTTGTACATTGGAAATCTCACTTGGGTAAGTATCTTACTGCTGTTTAGTTGTAGATAGGAATTTTAATTATAGATGTAACTATTTGAAAAGTTTTTGTGccttaaaatgttttctatgaAATGTTACAAGTATCAAAAActagtttttgttgtttgtttgattttctttaataataatttGTGGTTGTGGAGTCATTCTTCCTTTTATCTGAAATTTGTTGGAGAGCCCGTCCGGACCTGTCATGATGTCTTAAAAATCAACAAAGTCTTTGGTAAATATAAACTTCAGAGTTTCTGTCATGTTTTAAGTGTTATGAAAGGATATTTGTGCTACTATGTTCTTAAggttttcagagaaataaatgaaagaagtAAACAAGTTTAAGCTATTAAATACTTCATGCCTGTAAATACTTCAAGGTTActaaaaaatccaatttttaaagtaaaatcttGCTGAAGGTTTTAGTTTAAAAGGACTTTGAAGgttctctgggatttttttgaagtTACTTCTCATACTTTTCCAGGGCCTTTTCCATCGGCAGTGACTCTTTCACCATAACTGTTTTCAGGTATTTGTCTTGAGGCTTATTTCTCCATCCAAGAAGAACAGGTCTCTGATACTCACAAAGCTGCAGTTGCCCTTAGGACAATTCCCTTTATTagaatgaaagcattttaaaatcaattgcAGTTAAGCAAACAGTGCAAGAGCTGGTCAGTAGCTGAATTAGGTGGAACTTTTATCTGTTTACATGAAATAAAGTTCTTCAAGGCCCACatatataaaattatgttttaaaagaaataaaaatatgaggttttttaatttctgataatTTCTTACTGTAggtgtttttttcattagttATTACAAACAATGTTTCAGGAACTAATAGGTAAGTAAAGGACCTGATGGTTGACTTAAGTTGTCCCGTTTTGAAGTACATGAATAGAATCAGTAAAATGTGCATGAATTAGCTGAACTAATTGTTGaatggtaaaataaaaatgacgACTCAAAAGTCAGAATATATTGACAGCCTGAATAAAGTATTCCTCTGGATCACTTTCACATACACATGCTcaaaaatccatggaaaatttAGTTGCCCTTTGCCTGATATTTTAGATATGCTCTCATagttgaatattaaaaatatttttcagtggaCAACAGATGAAGACTTAACTGAAGCAGTTCATTCACTGGGGGTAAATGACATTTTGGAGataaaattttttgaaaatcGTGCTAATGGCCAGTCTAAAGGGTAAGaacttgtcattttttttttttctatgtgtgGACTGAGGTTTGGGAGAGGAATGAGTTCTCATTTTTCATAATTGTCAGTCTTTGAACTGCTCATCTTAGCTTACTGATCCAGAAATGATTTGGCATATAATTTCATACTAATGACTTGAATTTCAGGTATAAATTGTTGTGATGGTATTGCGTGTCTCATTATTTTGTGAGTTAAAGCTTATTTGTCATCTTTATTTAAGACTGTTCCTAGATTTTTAGTTGGTGTGGTGGTGatgcttgtttttcttcagtgtaaATGCTATTCCCCCAGCCTTCATTATTAAATCTTTCTTTacctctttattttccattaactATTTAAAGTAAGTGCTTGAGCCCATTTTTCACTGACAGCATAAATTCCACTGCATGAATGTGCCTTTCTGTCTCTTTGGCAGCAACGAGTACACAGTGTATGCTTAATAACTTGGTCATATGAATTCATTATGTAGTCTGTTGATACTACATCAAAAAGCTGCCTTTGTTGTGATAAATTTTGATGTATCTTGTACTTGCTCTTTGGTATCCTTCTTTTATGTCGTAGGATAAATTATTCTGTCTGTTCTGAAAACTGGACTAAAAACTGTGAGACATTTTCTGTGTCTAGTTGGTCAAGTATCCTTTTGCTTACTCTGTGTCATCTTTTTCATGATACGTCAGGATGTCAGAAATGAGCAAATTGTGgtgtaatttgttttgtttcctttcaggTTTGCCCTTGTGGGTGTGGGATCGGAAGCATCCTCCAAAAAGTTGATGGATTTGTTGCCTAAAAGAGAATTGCATGGGCAGAATCCTGTTGTAACCCCGTGTAATAAACAGTTTCTGAGTCAATTTGAAATGCAGTCTAGGAAAAGTAAGCTTTTCTTAAGTGCTGtcttgaaaaagcagaaaaagtagAGTGGCAGATTTTTAGTGCAGCATCTTATAATTTCTACACAGTTTAAAATACCCATAAAATACTTAAAGTCCAGATGAATGAAGTTGTATCTTTGTTTAAAGGAACCACTTCATACActgaagagctgctgcattCTGAGAAAAGGTGCTTTGTGCAGCTCTTGTCTAAATAGCTGGATATGCTTTCTCAATTTCTTGTGGgtgtaatttaaaaagtacaaaTCACAGGAACATTTAGAAATTTAACATTTGTAGACAAAGTGGACTAAATTCTGATATGTGGATGGTCTGTATTTATGATAGAACAGGGAAGAGAGGTTCCATGCTGTACTTTAGCACCATGTCTTGTGTTTCCCAGTGTGGCCTTGGGCTTCATTGAAGGAAGGACTGGCAGTCTCTCCAGATCCTCTTCCTTTAATATGAGGCATAGTATTTTAGCAAAGGATGTTTTCTTCCCCAAATGCATTGGGTTTGTGTACAGGGAGCAAGTTTGTGCTCACAAGGCCATGCTTTAGCTTTGTATGAAACTTTAGACGGACTGTTGAAATACTTTGACCTGTTTTGATCTATGTAAtggaatttttgcttttccattgcAGCCACACAATCTGGCCAGATGTCTGGGGAGGGTAAAGCTGGTCCCCCAGGAGGAAGCTCGAGAGCAGCATTTCCACCTAGTAATAGAGGTCGGGGCCGTTTTCCAGGTGCCATTCCAGGTGGAGACAGATTCCCTGGACcggcagggccaggagggccaCCACCGCCTTTCCCAGGTAAAATTATGCATATATGGAGTTCCAGTCTTACTTGTATTTCAATGGGGTTTACGTACTTGGGAAATGATAAGGATCAAGGCAATTCAATAATGAGCCATAAGCAGTGTTCACAGCTAGATTGTAGGATTTGACTGTTCCTTTGTTGATATTCAATAGAAAGTTGTACCTAGTAAATTTGGTAGCAAGACAAGAGCTTTTTTAGATACATTCTTTATGTTATGTCAATAAACATATttaagtatgaaaaaaaattaaaatagatgaCGTTAGCAAGCAGATTTGGTTTTAGTGTAGTCTGGTTGAGATTTTCTGATTTACTGTATGTGCTGAGAATGCCTGTGTTGCAGAGTGTAAGTAATTAAGTAActaatttccttattttactACACGTTTGCACATGATCAGAAATTCAGCTTTGATTCATTCCCACTGACAGGTCAGTTAGTAGGCACTTAAAACACCAGAAGTTTGAAGAGGAGGTCTTGCTGTTTAGTTAAATCTCTGATACAGAAGAAATATGTTAAACAGTTAGGTTTATTAGGTAATTAGGTATTAAAACATCATTGCAGTGATAATCCTTTTTCAGCCAACATATTTTTTAGTAAATGTCATTCAGATTGTCTACTGACAGTCCAAAGGACATAgtcaaattgaaaaaaacagaaatgagaatCTAAAAGAAGATTTGGGTACTGCATTTACATTACTTTCTCCAGTACAGCTTTTCCCATATTATTAGTATGTATTTTATCTTGAGACCCATATGAAAGACTAACTGCAGTAAGATGCAGTGTTTTCTAGCTTTTGTGATCTTGTGGGTTTTGGAAATAACAGCAGGTGACTAAATAATTTGAGGAGGGGAATTGTCAGTGTTCAAgataaagttatttttctgatatCTCTAGATACCTAGTATCAATAGATACAGACAAGTTAAAACTTTTCTAAGCTACTGGACCTAGAGCAGAAGCACGTCTTGAATGTGTTGCACGGTATTCAGGGATGGAggcttggtttcttttttgtcatttttaagaataaaaaaatggaagaatttttaaaaaattacttctttgtGTTTATTCactcagttttgtttgttttgtttgtttgttttgttttgtttttttattttagctggaCAAACTCCCCCACGTCCACCCTTAGGTCCTCCAGGCCCACCAGGCCCACCAGGCCCTCCACCTCCTGGTCAGGTCCTCCCACCTCCATTAGCTGGACCTCCTAATCGTGGTGATCGTCCACCACCACCAGttctgtttccaggacaacctTTTGGTCAGCCTCCACTTGGGCCACTTCCTCCAGGCCCTCCACCACCAGTTCCAGGCTATGGGCCACCACCAGGTCCACCACCACCTCAGCAGGGTCCACCTCCACCTCCGGGTCCATTTCCCCCTCGTCCGCCTGGCCCTCTTGGGCCACCCCTGACTCTTGCTCCACCTCCACATCTCCCTGGGCCACCGCCAGGTGctccaccaccagcaccacatGTGAATCCAGCTTTCTTCCCCCCGCCTGCCAATAGTGGCATACCTACTTCAGACAGCCGTGGCCCACCTCCGACAGATCCATATGGCCGGCCTCCACCATATGACAGAGGTGACTATGGGCCACCTGGAAGGTGAGTTCTTTTTGTCTAATGTGTTTGTGTAGCAGATTTTACTCCTCTTGTGGAAGCatttgatttttcccttttaatgcAAATGGTAGGAAAAATCAGAAGTAGAGCCAGAAGGGATCCCACCAATCTTGTAGTTTGCCCTTTTAACTTCTCCAAGGGAATAAATCTGAGAAACATGtttgcagcaggaggaaaatccTAAAATGCAACACCAGTAATCTAACATCCCTTTTCAGCTCTGAACTGTTTGTCTTCACTGTATTTGGCAGTGTCATCATTCCATATGTTCTACATGTAAGCTTATATATCACTTCCTATGCAGCAGCTTCTGATTGTGCTTCTGTCTTAACTTGAAATTCTGACTTTTACCTGTATCATCGTGCTTTGCAGGCTGCCTTGTAAGAATGCTctggagttttcttttttgaatatGTGCATATGTTGAGGTCACACCAAGCTCACACCATTGTCATCTTTCAGCAGCATTGCTTGTCCCTTTTTTCTTCGGGATTTACTTAGAACTTAGTGTTTGTCTTAAAAGCCGGGTGTGAATTTGCTGCAAGACTTTTACCTTCCTTTCCTATCAAGATGTTTCTGCTCATTTGGTGCAATCTTGCTGTGTTTGTAGCAGTGGCTTTTCCTGTGGTTAATCCTATCTGTGACAGAGTTCTTAAGTCCTGGACTTGACTTGTCAAGTTTTTCACATCTTGTTTGAAACATCTTTTTCATCTGTGATTTCAAGCGTCTCTgtcttgctgctgtttcttgaTTTTCGccatatttgtatttgtaaaaaGTTTTGGCATAAATTGTAAGAGAGACCATTTTACATAGTTagatttgaatttttcagtAGTAATTTTACTGCTAGCATGAGAGACACTTTTCTGGCTTAAAATGTTTCCTGCAAAGATGATGtgctttgattctttttttacCACAAAGTTTAAAACCCAAGCATTTGTACATGTGATGttcatacaaaaaaaccctatagAAATTCAAGAATTTGGCTTAATTGCCTGAAATATAAGACTATAAggtgttgggtgttttttgatGGACAAAATCAAGGTTGTCTGCAGTTTATAGAATGTCTGGGGAGGGGAGTGGGAATAGGACAGTATAACTTACTGTCcagtattttcattaataatgtTGAAGCTATCATCCATAACTATTTAAATTGTCATTAATTATATATCATAGGCGTTTCACTGGAAATAACATGTCCAtaagagaaaaattacatattCCATTCTATGGGAGGCACACGAAAAATAATACTCAAAACTCAGGGAGGTATGAATTTTTAGACATTTCCTCTTATGCTAAACTGGCTATAGGATCTTGTTCCACTTCTTGCAATTAAGAGGATAGCATTGCttattattctgcattttctttctacCAGAAGAACTAACACTGTTCTAGAAATATCAAGCAGTGGGCCAGTTTGACAGTCTCAGCATTTATCTCTTAACACATTTCTCCAAATTTTCTATGTGACACGGAGACTGGCTAATAGGACACTGCAAAACTTGGGAAAATTAAGGTTTACTTCTGTTACTTTGCAAACCCTGTATAGGTAGCTGATAATTGAAGTGATATGAGTATGAGGATTCTGCTTTATTGCTTCCTCCTTACTGTGACTAGTAGGGAGATTAAATTGGAGTACCTTGAACTTGaccagaaatttaaaaaaaaaaaaaatctgctgtaaaATGCTGACATATCATTCAGAAAATTGGGTGTTTTAAAGATGATAactatatttcttttcaaaaagttACAGCATTCTGGTCTTAGTTAAGGTCTGGGAAACAGGATCATATAGTTCTGATTCCAGTATTGTTATGAAAATTTTCTCTAATTTTGCTCAAAGCTGCATTGCCTATGTACATGTATTTCCACATCCATTCAGTTGGGAATATCTGTTTATGTACCTTCAAGGATTTTATGAAAATTGTAGATATTTGTCAAGCACAATAATGAGTGCTGCTGAATATTTGAAATAGATGGgatgaacaacaacaacaaaaaagtctATTTATACAGcaatgtcttaatttttttgggggatttttttttgttggtttgttggggttttttgggggtttgtttatttgtttgtttttaagcttTCAGGATTTTATACTGTAACAGTGGTCCttaacaaaaaccaaaatcaaacccagatcctgctttcttttctgtttgtcactGCTTAAAGTTGCAAACTTGGATTGTTGAAATTGCAATGATAGCTTTTGAAGTTCTCCTTAGCCTTTTAAATACTAGTTTTATTGCTTGCAGAGAAATGGATGCTGCGAGGACACCTCTCAGTGAAGCAGAATTTGAAGAAATCATGAATAGAAATAGGGCGATCTCAAGCAGTGCCATTTCGAGAGCTGTATCAGATGCCAGTGCTGGTTAGtaaaaattaatatgtttaCTGTTCTACCCAAGTAAAAAGAAGTTTATAGGTtagttgttgggtttttttttaattaggaatCTGAA from Sylvia atricapilla isolate bSylAtr1 chromosome 5, bSylAtr1.pri, whole genome shotgun sequence includes:
- the CPSF6 gene encoding cleavage and polyadenylation specificity factor subunit 6 isoform X1, with amino-acid sequence MADGVDHIDIYADVGEEFNQEAEYGGHDQIDLYDDVISPSANNGDAPEDRDYMDSLPPSVGDDVGKGAAPNVVYTYTGKRIALYIGNLTWWTTDEDLTEAVHSLGVNDILEIKFFENRANGQSKGFALVGVGSEASSKKLMDLLPKRELHGQNPVVTPCNKQFLSQFEMQSRKTTQSGQMSGEGKAGPPGGSSRAAFPPSNRGRGRFPGAIPGGDRFPGPAGPGGPPPPFPAGQTPPRPPLGPPGPPGPPGPPPPGQVLPPPLAGPPNRGDRPPPPVLFPGQPFGQPPLGPLPPGPPPPVPGYGPPPGPPPPQQGPPPPPGPFPPRPPGPLGPPLTLAPPPHLPGPPPGAPPPAPHVNPAFFPPPANSGIPTSDSRGPPPTDPYGRPPPYDRGDYGPPGRRFTGNNMSIREKLHIPFYGRHTKNNTQNSGREMDAARTPLSEAEFEEIMNRNRAISSSAISRAVSDASAGDYGSAIETLVTAISLIKQSKVSADDRCKVLISSLQDCLHGIESKSYGSGSRRRERSRERDHSRSREKSRRHKSRSRDRHDDYYRERSRERERHRDRDRDRDRERDREREYRHR
- the CPSF6 gene encoding cleavage and polyadenylation specificity factor subunit 6 isoform X3 — its product is MADGVDHIDIYADVGEEFNQEAEYGGHDQIDLYDDVISPSANNGDAPEDRDYMDSLPPSVGDDVGKGAAPNVVYTYTGKRIALYIGNLTWWTTDEDLTEAVHSLGVNDILEIKFFENRANGQSKGFALVGVGSEASSKKLMDLLPKRELHGQNPVVTPCNKQFLSQFEMQSRKTTQSGQMSGEGKAGPPGGSSRAAFPPSNRGRGRFPGAIPGGDRFPGPAGPGGPPPPFPAGQTPPRPPLGPPGPPGPPGPPPPGQVLPPPLAGPPNRGDRPPPPVLFPGQPFGQPPLGPLPPGPPPPVPGYGPPPGPPPPQQGPPPPPGPFPPRPPGPLGPPLTLAPPPHLPGPPPGAPPPAPHVNPAFFPPPANSGIPTSDSRGPPPTDPYGRPPPYDRGDYGPPGREMDAARTPLSEAEFEEIMNRNRAISSSAISRAVSDASAGDYGSAIETLVTAISLIKQSKVSADDRCKVLISSLQDCLHGIESKSYGSGSRRRERSRERDHSRSREKSRRHKSRSRDRHDDYYRERSRERERHRDRDRDRDRERDREREYRHR
- the CPSF6 gene encoding cleavage and polyadenylation specificity factor subunit 6 isoform X2 → MADGVDHIDIYADVGEEFNQEAEYGGHDQIDLYDDVISPSANNGDAPEDRDYMDSLPPSVGDDVGKGAAPNVVYTYTGKRIALYIGNLTWWTTDEDLTEAVHSLGVNDILEIKFFENRANGQSKGFALVGVGSEASSKKLMDLLPKRELHGQNPVVTPCNKQFLSQFEMQSRKTTQSGQMSGEGKAGPPGGSSRAAFPPSNRGRGRFPGAIPGGDRFPGPAGPGGPPPPFPAGQTPPRPPLGPPGPPGPPGPPPPGQVLPPPLAGPPNRGDRPPPPVLFPGQPFGQPPLGPLPPGPPPPVPGYGPPPGPPPPQQGPPPPPGPFPPRPPGPLGPPLTLAPPPHLPGPPPGAPPPAPHVNPAFFPPPANSGIPTSDSRGPPPTDPYGRPPPYDRGDYGPPGRRFTGNNMSIREKLHIPFYGRHTKNNTQNSGREMDAARTPLSEAEFEEIMNRNRAISSSAISRAVSDASAGDYGSAIETLVTAISLIKQSKVSADDRCKVLISSLQDCLHGIESKSYGSGSRRERSRERDHSRSREKSRRHKSRSRDRHDDYYRERSRERERHRDRDRDRDRERDREREYRHR